In a single window of the Acidobacteriota bacterium genome:
- a CDS encoding GNAT family N-acetyltransferase yields the protein MNIRQADKADEDAIWGIFRAVIAPGDTYVFAPDMPREEALAYWFRAGTHTYVAESDGRVVGTYILKANQPARGSHVANAAFMVSPSARGLGTGRRMGEHCLAEARRLGFRAMQFNFVVATNEPAVRLWQQLGFHIVGTLPSAFHHAQRGFVDAHVMFRTLEAAAED from the coding sequence ATGAACATACGCCAAGCCGATAAGGCAGATGAGGATGCCATCTGGGGCATTTTCCGCGCGGTCATCGCTCCCGGCGATACCTACGTCTTTGCCCCGGACATGCCCCGCGAGGAGGCGTTGGCGTACTGGTTCCGCGCCGGCACCCACACCTACGTGGCCGAGAGCGACGGACGCGTCGTCGGCACCTACATCCTCAAGGCCAATCAGCCAGCGCGTGGCAGTCATGTCGCCAACGCTGCGTTCATGGTTTCGCCGTCCGCTCGCGGTCTCGGCACCGGCCGACGTATGGGCGAGCACTGCCTCGCCGAAGCTCGCCGGCTCGGTTTCCGCGCCATGCAATTCAACTTCGTGGTCGCCACGAACGAGCCAGCCGTGCGCCTCTGGCAGCAGCTTGGCTTTCACATTGTCGGCACGTTGCCCAGCGCGTTTCATCACGCTCAACGAGGCTTCGTCGATGCTCATGTCATGTTCCGGACCCTCGAAGCCGCCGCCGAAGATTGA